DNA sequence from the Gordonia polyisoprenivorans genome:
GAACACTCGACCGAAGCTCGACCAGAAGGTCTGGTAGTCCTCCGGCCGGGAGCCGCGCATCTCGCTGACCGTCGAGATGACCTTCTTGGTGAGGCGGCGCCGAATGGCACGGATCTGCCGGTCCTGCTGCAGGATTTCCCGGGACACGTTGAGCGACAGGTCCGCGGCGTCGACGACACCCTTGACGAACCTCAGGTACTCGGGCATCAGCTCTTCGCAGTCGTCCATGATGAACACGCGCTTGACGTAGAGCGAGATCCCGACGTTGCGCTCGCGCATGAACAGATCGAACGGCGCCTGGGTGGGGATGAACAGCAACGCCTGGTACTCGAAGGTGCCCTCGGCCTTGAGCGTGATGATCTCCAGCGGCTTGTCCCAGGCATGCGCGACGTGCCGGTAGAACTCCTCGTACTCCTCATCGGAGACCTCATCGCGCGAGCGCGCCCACAGCGCCTTCATCGAGTTGATGGTCTCGGGCTCGACGGTGGTGACGGTGGTCGGCTCACCGCCCTCTTCCTCGGCGGGCGTCGTGGTGGTCTTCTCGACATCCATCCGGATCGGCCAACCGATGAAGTCGGAGTACTTCTTGACCAACGAGCGCAAGGTGGCCGCGTCGGTGTAGTCGTGCAGGTGGTTCTCGGTGTCGACGGGCTTGAGCGTCAAGGTGACGGCGGTGCCCTGCGGCGCGTCGGCGACCTCGTCGAGGGTGTAGGTGCCGTCCCCGGTCGACTCCCACCGGGTACCGGTTGCCTCGCCCGCCTTCCTGGTGAGCAGGGTGACCGTGTCGGCGACCATGAACGTGGAATAGAACCCGATACCGAACTGGCCGATCAGCTCGTCGGTCGTGGCGGAATCCGATCCGGACTTCTGTGCCTCGGCGAGCTGCTTGCGCAACTCCGCGGTACCCGACTTGGCGAGGGTGCCGATCAGATCGACCACCTCCTCACGCGACATGCCGATGCCGTTGTCGCGCACGGTCAGGGTCCGCGGACCCGACTCGCCCTCGGCGGGCGTCACGGTCTCGAGCGTGATGTGCAGATCCGACGTGTCGACGTCGAGATCCTTGTTCAGCAACGACTCCAGACGCAGCTTGTCGAGCGCGTCCGAGGCGTTCGAGATCAACTCCCG
Encoded proteins:
- the htpG gene encoding molecular chaperone HtpG, whose translation is MSTASEVREFQAETRQLLDLMVHSIYSNKDSFLRELISNASDALDKLRLESLLNKDLDVDTSDLHITLETVTPAEGESGPRTLTVRDNGIGMSREEVVDLIGTLAKSGTAELRKQLAEAQKSGSDSATTDELIGQFGIGFYSTFMVADTVTLLTRKAGEATGTRWESTGDGTYTLDEVADAPQGTAVTLTLKPVDTENHLHDYTDAATLRSLVKKYSDFIGWPIRMDVEKTTTTPAEEEGGEPTTVTTVEPETINSMKALWARSRDEVSDEEYEEFYRHVAHAWDKPLEIITLKAEGTFEYQALLFIPTQAPFDLFMRERNVGISLYVKRVFIMDDCEELMPEYLRFVKGVVDAADLSLNVSREILQQDRQIRAIRRRLTKKVISTVSEMRGSRPEDYQTFWSSFGRVFKEGLVNDVDNRGAVLKASVFASTHSDEDLTSLADYVGRMPEKQDSIYYMTGESRQQIESSPHLEAFRAKGIEVLILADPVDEMWVGAGLEFEGKQFRSVAKGAVDLDGIDGDSDTENADDEKAKDFEGLLTWLGEALSDDITEARLSKRLTESAACLVGDDFSMSPQLEKLYRASGQEVPKTKRALELNAGHPLVAGLNKAFGATADHESLVDTARLVYGMALIAEGGELDDPAAFARLLAATLTDSLGAQDGNIAGADTAGESPKGDAEGVDAEG